The following proteins come from a genomic window of Aspergillus luchuensis IFO 4308 DNA, chromosome 3, nearly complete sequence:
- the sonA gene encoding putative nuclear pore complex protein (SonA) (COG:A;~EggNog:ENOG410PGB1;~InterPro:IPR036322,IPR037631,IPR015943,IPR001680, IPR020472,IPR017986;~PFAM:PF00400;~go_function: GO:0005515 - protein binding [Evidence IEA];~go_process: GO:0006406 - mRNA export from nucleus [Evidence IEA]): MSLFGSVGAATTSAGQTNTTGDISKDVALNQPPEDSISDLRFSPASEHLAVASWDKKVRIYEINEQGQSEGKALFEHEAPVLSCCWSPDGTKVVGAGADKAARMLDLATNATTQVAAHDAPIKCCHMIPNPAGGTPLLVTGSWDKTIKYWDLRQSNPIATVECQERVYTMDVKDKLLVVGTADRYINVINLENPTKFYKTMQSPLKWQTRVVSCFSTATGFAVGSVEGRCAIQYVEDKDSSNNFSFKCHRETPQRDVNNIYSVNAISFHPVHGTFSTAGSDGTFHFWDKDAKHRLKGYPSVGGTISSTAFNRNGNIFAYAVSYDWSKGYSANNQQLPNKVMLHPVSQEEVKPRPNNRKR; the protein is encoded by the exons ATGTCGCTTTTCGGTTCCGTCGGCGCCGCGACGACCTCAGCTGGTCAGACCAACACCACAGGTGATATCTCCAAGGATGTTGCCCTGAACCAACCTCCCGAGGACAGTATCTCGGACCTCCGCTTCTCTCCGGCTAGTGAACACCTAGCTGTCGCTTCATGGGACAAGAAGGTTCGCATTTACGAGATCAATGAGCAGGGCCAGAGCGAAGGTAAAGCTCTGTTCGAGCACGAGGCCCCCGTTCTGAGCTGTTGCTGGTCGCCG GATGGTACGAAAGTCGTCGGAGCTGGCGCCGACAAAGCCGCTCGTATGCTCGACCTTGCGACCAATGCGACCACTCAAGTCGCCGCTCACGATGCGCCCATCAAATGCTGCCACATGATCCCAAACCCGGCCGGAGGAACCCCGCTACTTGTGACCGGCTCTTGGGATAAGACCATCAAGTACTGGGACTTGCGACAGTCGAACCCCATTGCCACGGTGGAGTGCCAGGAGCGTGTTTACACCATGGATGTCAAGGACAAACTTCTCGTGGTCGGCACCGCAGACCGCTACATCAACGTCATCAACCTCGAAAACCCCACCAAGTTCTACAAGACCATGCAGTCTCCCCTCAAGTGGCAGACGCGAGTAGTCAGCTGCTTCTCGACTGCCACTGGCTTCGCCGTCGGCAGTGTCGAGGGCCGCTGTGCGATCCAGTATGTTGAGGACAAGGACTCCTCCAACAACTTCAGTTTCAAGTGCCACCGTGAGACTCCTCAGCGTGATGTCAACAACATCTACTCCGTCAACGCCATCTCCTTCCACCCCGTCCACGGCACCTTCAGCACCGCCGGTAGTGACGGTACCTTCCACTTCTGGGATAAGGACGCCAAGCACCGTCTAAAGGGATATCCCTCCGTGGGCGGTACCATTTCCAGCACCGCCTTCAACCGCAACGGCAACATCTTCGCCTATGCCGTCAGTTACGATTGGAGCAAGGGCTACTCCGCCAACAACCAGCAGCTGCCCAACAAGGTCATGCTGCACCCTGTCAGCCAAGAAGAAGTGAAGCCTAGACCAAACAATCGGAAGAGGTAA
- the MES1 gene encoding methionine--tRNA ligase MES1 (BUSCO:EOG09260TUT;~COG:J;~EggNog:ENOG410PG5D;~InterPro:IPR041872,IPR009080,IPR014758,IPR001412, IPR029038,IPR033911,IPR015413,IPR014729;~PFAM:PF09334;~go_function: GO:0000166 - nucleotide binding [Evidence IEA];~go_function: GO:0004812 - aminoacyl-tRNA ligase activity [Evidence IEA];~go_function: GO:0004825 - methionine-tRNA ligase activity [Evidence IEA];~go_function: GO:0005524 - ATP binding [Evidence IEA];~go_process: GO:0006418 - tRNA aminoacylation for protein translation [Evidence IEA];~go_process: GO:0006431 - methionyl-tRNA aminoacylation [Evidence IEA]), giving the protein MASDSKILPKKGQRNILVTSALPYVNNVPHLGNIVGSVLSADVFARFHKACGHQTLYICGTDEYGTATETKALEEKVTPEELCAKYNKIHQQVYEWFEIGFDHFGRTPTQQHTEISQAIFKKLYENGYLTEKTAEQPFCETHGSFLADRYVEGECPRCHYDDARGDQCDKCGHLLDPFDLINPRCKLDGATPVRRSTKHIHLLLDKLQPQIEEWSKNAIEKGDWPKNSRVITESWLKEGLKDRGITRDLKWGVPVPLEGFESKVLYVWFEACIGYPSITANYTPDWELWWRNPEDVQLYQFLGKDNVPFHSVIFPGSQLGTKEKWTMLHHLSTTEYLNYEGGKFSKSRGIGVFGTSAKETGVPPDVWRYYLLKNRPETGDTQFEWRSFVESNNSELLAKLGNLVNRVIKLVTASYGSVVPEFTVPESFQPTLDEVTATLRQYIEEMEGAHLRAGVVSAMKLAEAGNGLIQANRLDNSLIANEPERAAAVVGTVLNLIHLLASVFSPYLPATSKAINEQLDVPFGLIPSLEDIKDGWKPTAIKPGHKIGKAKYLFSRIDPKKADEWREMFGGSQADRQKKEEEAAKAAAKKAAKDAAKAKKKEKKAKAAEAAAAGSNVEASAKGGAQAVEVTTDSKTDEAVEKVADGVAQVTIPSS; this is encoded by the exons ATGGCTTCCGACTCTAAGATCTTGCCCAAGAAGGGCCAGCGCAATATCCTGGTCACCAGTGCTTTGCCCTACGTCAACAACGTGCCTCACTTGGGTAACATTGTTGGTTCCGTTCTCAGTGCTGATGTCTTTGCCAg ATTCCACAAGGCTTGCGGACATCAAACACTCTACATCTGTGGTACCGATGAGTATGGAACGGCAACCGAGACCAAGgctttggaggagaaggtgaccCCGGAGGAGCTGTGCGCCAAGTACAACAAGATCCACCAGCAGGTGTACGAATGGTTTGAGATTGGCTTCGATCACTTCGGACGCACCCCGACCCAGCAACACACCGAAATTTCCCAGGCTATCTTCAAGAAGCTCTACGAGAACGGCTATCTGACGGAGAAGACGGCGGAACAACCCTTCTGTGAGACACATGGATCTTTCTTGGCGGATCGTTACGTGGAAGGTGAATGCCCCCGGTGCCACTACGACGATGCTCGTGGTGACCAGTGCGATAAGTGCGGTCACCTCTTGGATCCCTTCGACCTCATCAACCCCCGCTGCAAGCTTGATGGCGCCACTCCCGTCCGCCGCTCCACGAAACacatccaccttctcctcgacAAGCTCCAGCCTCAGATTGAAGAATGGTCTAAGAATGCCATCGAAAAGGGCGACTGGCCTAAGAACTCGCGTGTCATCACCGAGTCTTGGTTGAAGGAAGGTCTGAAGGACCGCGGTATCACCAGAGATTTGAAGTGGGGTGTCCCCGTGCCTCTGGAGGGATTCGAGAGCAAGGTGCTTTATGTCTGGTTTGAGGCTTGCATTGGTTACCCCTCCATCACGGCCAACTATACCCCCGATTGGGAGCTCTGGTGGCGGAACCCGGAGGATGTCCAGCTGTATCAGTTCCTGGGCAAGGATAACGTTCCCTTCCACAGTGTCATCTTCCCCGGTTCTCAGCTGGGAACCAAGGAGAAGTGGACTATGCTTCACCACCTGAGCACCACGGAGTACCTGAACTACGAGGGTGGCAAGTTCAGCAAGTCGAGAGGTATTGGTGTCTTTGGTACCAGCGCCAAGGAGACGGGTGTGCCCCCAGATGTGTGGCGCTACTACCTCCTGAAGAACCGTCCCGAGACTGGTGATACCCAGTTCGAATGGCGCTCCTTCGTTGAGAGCAACAACAGCGAGCTGCTGGCTAAGCTGGGCAACCTTGTCAACCGTGTCATCAAGCTTGTTACGGCATCTTACGGCTCGGTCGTTCCCGAGTTCACTGTCCCCGAGAGTTTCCAGCCTACCTTGGACGAAGTCACGGCTACTCTCAGACAGTAcattgaagagatggagggtgCACACCTCCGCGCTGGTGTGGTGAGTGCGATGAAGTTGGCCGAAGCCGGAAACGGTCTGATCCAGGCCAACCGCCTTGATAACTCGTTGATTGCCAACGAGCCCGAGCGTGCTGCCGCGGTCGTCGGTACTGTGCTCAACTTGATCCATCTCCTGGCCAGCGTTTTCTCTCCCTACCTCCCCGCCACCTCCAAGGCTATCAACGAGCAGCTCGACGTGCCGTTCGGCCTGATCCCCTCTCTGGAGGACATCAAGGACGGCTGGAAGCCGACTGCCATCAAGCCGGGTCACAAGATCGGCAAGGCCAAGTACCTGTTCTCTCGTATCGACCCCAAGAAGGCCGACGAGTGGCGCGAGATGTTCGGTGGTTCCCAGGCCGACcgccagaagaaggaagaggaagcggcCAAGGCTGCGGCCAAGAAGGCTGCAAAGGATGCCGctaaggccaagaagaaggagaagaaggccaaggctgctgaggccgctgccgccggcAGCAATGTTGAAGCCTCCGCCAAGGGAGGCGCCCAGGCTGTGGAGGTCACCACCGATAGCAAGACCGACGAGGCCGTCGAGAAGGTTGCCGATGGCGTGGCCCAAGTCACCATTCCCTCCTCCTAA
- a CDS encoding Yae1 family protein (COG:S;~EggNog:ENOG410PRAF;~InterPro:IPR019191;~PFAM:PF09811), with product MENNNLLESLLDLEEEFYQEGYDLGAADGAQAGYTEGSVFAVEKGFEKFLELGRLYGKALVWSQRLADSQLSGNPESNGQINGALESDHKQEEPSLLDPAICKEMSSLSSSSRLAKNIEILLELVDPASLPMVNTEEAVNDVDERMKGAAVKAKLIQRAVGEREDNSDIHPDAKDLPVSGDGTGSIEDISSLNIRH from the coding sequence ATGGAGAACAATAACCTACTTGAGAGTCTGCTCGACCTGGAGGAAGAATTCTACCAAGAAGGCTACGATCTGGGTGCAGCGGATGGTGCACAAGCCGGGTATACAGAGGGTAGTGTGTTTGCGGTCGAGAAAGGATTCGAGAAGTTCCTCGAACTGGGAAGACTATATGGCAAAGCCCTGGTCTGGTCTCAACGGCTTGCAGATTCGCAGCTGTCGGGAAACCCCGAGTCCAATGGGCAGATCAACGGAGCCCTGGAGAGTGATCACAAACAGGAAGAACCTTCCTTGTTGGATCCCGCCATTTGCAAGGAAATGTCGAGCCTGTCATCTAGCTCCAGGCTAGCCAAGAACATTGAGATCCTGCTGGAACTGGTAGACCCCGCTTCCCTGCCTATGGTGAACACGGAGGAAGCGGTGAATGATGTAGATGAGCGCATGAAAGGCGCTGCTGTTAAAGCCAAGTTGATCCAGCGTGCCGTGGGCGAGAGGGAAGACAACTCGGATATACATCCCGATGCCAAAGATCTCCCCGTGTCTGGCGATGGCACTGGCAGCATTGAAGACATTAGTTCCCTGAACATCCGGCATTAG
- a CDS encoding SMP-30/gluconolactonase/LRE family protein (COG:G;~EggNog:ENOG410Q2QX;~InterPro:IPR011042,IPR013658;~SECRETED:SignalP(1-18)): protein MKVLLLLLGSFTGSLVQAQTGVTHPISEECGPSVVCVNHYANVLPYHFFRNVSTMDAVTTFGDTTVANGTVLQDVKTADFIVYNKEKGLDILGSNPSYEYVFAVNDAVHEAPVYVASQNKLYLSQLAPPPGYLPQLVVDLNQDPPTLSEYLSDPPVYAPNGGTFHDGKIIWGASGGNRSIGGTEQRISLRTLDPETNKTTSLVNNYFGYYFNTIDDIAVHPKTGDIWFTDPQYSWFNDITDTPPQLPCASYRYNTSSGAVVVVDDSIGQPNGIAFTPDGSIVYISDTAAVSAPIDPKYGHPGSTFNTTHRRYVKPGPDILGRPER, encoded by the exons ATGAAAGTACTCCTATTGTTACTCGGATCTTTCACGGGCAGTCTCGTCCAAGCCCAGACTGGCGTTACCCATCCCATCTCAGAAGAATGTGGCCCTTCGGTTGTCTGCGTCAATCACTATGCGAATGTGCTTCC CTACCACTTCTTTCGCAATGTAAGCACCATGGACGCCGTTACGACCTTCGGTGATACCACCGTAGCAAACGGCACCGTCCTGCAAGACGTCAAGACCGCGGATTTCATTGTGTATAACAAAGAGAAAGGACTCGATATCCTAGGCTCGAACCCGAGCTACGAATACGTTTTTGCCGTGAATGATGCGGTGCATGAAGCCCCCGTCTACGTGGCATCGCAGAACAAACTGTACCTCTCGCAGCTCGCGCCGCCGCCAGGCTATCTTCCGCAGCTGGTTGTCGATCTCAACCAGGATCCCCCAACACTATCCGAATACCTCTCTGATCCACCAGTCTATGCCCCCAATGGCGGCACGTTCCATGACGGCAAAATCATATGGGGCGCATCTGGCGGCAACAGGTCAATTGGCGGGACTGAACAACGCATCTCCCTCAGAACCTTAGATCCAGAGACAAATAAAACAACGAGCCTGGTCAACAACTACTTTGGATACTACTTCAACACCATTGACGACATTGCCGTGCATCCCAAGACTGGCGATATCTGGTTCACAGATCCAC AATACTCCTGGTTCAACGATATCACAGACACCCCTCCTCAGCTTCCCTGTGCCAGTTACAGATATAACACTTCTTCTGGGGCTGTGGTAGTTGTGGACGACTCAATCGGTCAGCCCAACGGGATCGCTTTCACTCCAGATGGATCTATCGTATACATCAGCGATACTGCGGCAGTCAGCGCTCCTATTGATCCCAAATATGGCCATCCGGGCAGTACGTTTAATACCACGCATCGGCGGTATGTAAAACCTGGACCTGATATACTCGGAAGACCCGAAAGGTGA
- a CDS encoding MYG1 family protein (BUSCO:EOG0926347K;~COG:K,O;~EggNog:ENOG410PGRJ;~InterPro:IPR003226;~PFAM:PF03690) — protein sequence MLRWRRFFTMAETAAKKVKTSSPLIGTHNGHFHADEALAVYLLRLLPTYSSSPLLRTRDPAQLATCHTVVDVGGEYDAASNRYDHHQRTFATTFPNHNTKLSSAGLVYMHFGRAIIAQHTSLPVDHEDVTLLYEKLYTDFIEAIDANDNGVSVYDPAAISAANIQKRFKDGGITITSVVGDMNNPDPTCPPGEPQDEDSLFARASTFIGNVFARKLHHAVSSWLPARTTVGAAYRSRRDVHPSGRIIVLPQGGVPWKEHLYNFEKEASGSEETNPDEEAYYVLYPESAAEDSKWRVQCVSVNEGSFVSRKPLPEAWRGVRDADLDGVMAAEAERSGKPKVPEGAVFVHASGFIGGHQTKEGALAMATRGLEQ from the exons ATGCTCCGCTGGCGTCGATTCTTCACCATGGCCGAAACTGCTGCGAAGAAAGTCAagacctcctctcccttgaTTGGAACTCACAA TGGTCACTTCCACGCCGATGAGGCTCTTGCTGTCTatctcctccgtcttctgCCCACAtactcctcctctcccctcctccggaCCAGAGACCCCGCTCAATTAGCTACCTGCCACACCGTCGTCGACGTGGGCGGAGAGTACGATGCTGCCAGCAACCGCTATGATCATCACCAGCGCACTTTCGCAACCACTTTCCCCAACCACAACACCAAGCTCTCCTCCGCGGGCTTGGTGTACATGCACTTCGGTCGGGCCATCATCGCCCAGCACACCTCGTTGCCCGTGGACCATGAGGACGTGACTCTCCTGTACGAGAAGCTTTACACCGATTTCATTGAAGCCATTGATGCCAACGATAATGGTGTCTCTGTCTACGACCCCGCTGCTATTTCCGCTGCCAACATCCAGAAGCGCTTCAAGGATGGTGggatcaccatcacctccgtgGTGGGTGACATGAACAACCCGGACCCCACCTGCCCTCCCGGCGAGCCTCAGGACGAGGATAGTCTGTTCGCCAGAGCCAGCACATTCATTGGCAACGTCTTTGCTCGCAAGTTGCACCATGCCGTTTCCTCCTGGCTGCCTGCGCGGACCACCGTAGGCGCTGCTTACCGTTCCCGTCGGGACGTTCACCCGTCCGGTCGGATCATCGTCCTGCCCCAGGGTGGTGTACCCTGGAAGGAGCACCTCTACAACTTCGAGAAGGAAGCCTCTGGATCAGAGGAAACCAACCCTGATGAGGAGGCTTACTATGTTCTGTACCCCGAGAGTGCGGCAGAAGATTCGAAGTGGCGTGTGCAGTGCGTCTCTGTAAACGAGGGTAGCTTCGTGTCCCGCAAGCCTCTTCCCGAGGCGTGGCGGGGTGTCCGCGACGCCGATCTCGACGGTGTTATGGCCGCGGAGGCTGAGAGATCTGGAAAGCCCAAGGTTCCCGAGGGTGCCGTTTTCGTTCACGCCAGTGGCTTCATTGGTGGCCACCAGACCAAGGAGGGTGCTCTTGCCATGGCCACCCGCGGTCTGGAACAATAA
- a CDS encoding ICE2 family protein (BUSCO:EOG092640ET;~COG:S;~EggNog:ENOG410PIH0;~InterPro:IPR013635;~PFAM:PF08426;~SECRETED:SignalP(1-18);~TransMembrane:9 (n6-17c23/24o33-51i63-83o140-160i172-193o205-224i236-253o273-291i298-319o357-378i)): MWLFRALSSAVFLAVTVSSIPLAFDVGGKTCGLAYSLSLATFYFLFSLLRLTTPDRSWLRSSLIVVISSTQWLIIPILLIWSLNRFSIDTDNAGSWVERTFTGKRAHDSSIQEWLFGPDGLVESVTIGNWDKLLRWSTPVFQLVEGFCSLLVIQAAGQITRWLVNRGGRSDSWMIGLLVLSASIISSSVYFLWRVLQFPEISNVDAALIGVSITCAVILCAWGIGSGRGNPVESSLLFAYIVLCIYQIFTDYQPSHPVEQVPSPAQAGDFPPLPPIIMASYTTLMHALSTLPSIIHAAFNVITAVFGAVTPSVLISLTYRILVLYASTRIIPAVREAGARALSQEASLDDTDAAGQFLGVLSYFSPSILIAVYTSLLMQHFASTSQAMGGSGEWWSTQGAGGGNLWRWANLAGTMALYAVELYLGENDDLDSGLAGHWKTD, encoded by the exons ATGTGGCTCTTCCGCGCCCTTTCGTCGGCCGTCTTTCTGGCCGTCACCgtctcttccattcccctcGCCTTTGACGTGGGTGGGAAAACATGCGGTCTGGCCTATTCCTTGTCCCTGGCCACCTTCTACTTCCTATTTTCGCTTCTGCGCCTCACTACGCCTGATCGGTCATGGCTCCGCTCCTCCCTGATCGTCGTCATTAGCTCGACGCAATGGCTCATTATTCCGATCCTGCTTATCTGGTCGCTGAACCGCTTCTCGATCGATACCGATAATGCTGGCTCTTGGGTGGAGCGGACCTTTACGGGCAAGAGAGCCCACGACTCGTCGATCCAGGAGTGGCTGTTTGGGCCTGATGGGCTGGTGGAATCAGTGACTATCGGGAACTGGGATAAATTGCTGAGATGGTCGACCCCGGTTTTCCAGCTGGTGGAAGGATTCTGCAGCTTATTGGTCATCCAGGCTGCAGGGCAGATTACCCGCTGGCTTGTCAACCGTGGTGGGCGAAGCGATAGTTGGATG ATCGGTCTCCTGGTACTCTCCGCCTCCATCATATCGAGCTCAGTATACTTTCTGTGGCGGGTCCTCCAATTCCCCGAGATCTCAAATGTTGATGCCGCTTTGATCGGGGTATCCATCACCTGTGCTGTGATCCTCTGCGCGTGGGGCATTGGCAGCGGGCGAGGAAACCCAGTAGAAAGTTCGCTACTGTTCGCATACATCGTTCTCTGCATCTACCAGATTTTCACTGATTACCAGCCATCGCATCCTGTGGAGCAAGTACCTTCCCCCGCTCAAGCCGGGGACTTCCCGCCGCTTCCTCCTATTATCATGGCTTCCTACACAACCCTGATGCACGCCTTGTCCACCTTGCCCTCCATTATCCACGCCGCCTTCAACGTTATCACGGCAGTGTTCGGTGCCGTTACCCCGTCCGTATTGATCTCGCTCACATATCGAATCCTGGTTCTGTACGCATCGACTCGCATCATACCCGCCGTCCGCGAAGCGGGTGCCCGAGCTCTCTCCCAAGAAGCCTCGTTGGACGACACCGATGCGGCGGGCCAATTCTTGGGCGTACTAAGCTACTTCTCTCCgtccatcctcatcgccgTGTACACCAGTCTCCTGATGCAGCATTTCGCTTCTACCTCTCAAGCAATGGGTGGCAGTGGCGAGTGGTGGAGCACCCAAGGAGCCGGCGGTGGAAACCTTTGGCGGTGGGCCAACCTCGCCGGCACCATGGCCTTGTACGCTGTCGAGTTATACCTCGGTGAGAACGACGATCTGGACTCCGGACTCGCTGGTCACTGGAAGACCGACTGA
- a CDS encoding endosulfine family protein (COG:T,U;~EggNog:ENOG410PQSG;~InterPro:IPR006760;~PFAM:PF04667) has translation MNPHQQNKIDTSKMSPDEQRLFRLYGKMPTKKDLLQNKLKERKYFDSGDYALSKAGKASDVGVTNIGSQHPVPENIPHLTATSPGANNPAAASNGGSISAQGGQQIPGSISGHPGSIGFQSRSPVKEASYLQRETSADETEEAEKKEDDSVSPPPARGGVPIRQ, from the exons ATGAATCCCCATCAGCAGAATAAGATCGATACTAGC AAAATGAGCCCGGATGAGCAGCGGCTTTTCCGCCTCTATGGCAAGATGCCCACCAAGAAAGACCTTCTGCAGAACAAACTGAAG GAGCGCAAATACTTTGACTCGGGTGACTACGCACTCAGCAAGGCCGGAAAGGCTTCGGACGTCGGTGTCACCAACATCGGCTCCCAGCACCCCGTCCCGGAGAACATTCCTCACCTAACTGCCACCTCGCCTGGTGCTAACAACCCTGCGGCTGCAAGCAATGGCGGCAGCATCAGTGCTCAAGGAGGCCAGCAGATCCCAGGTAGCATCAGTGGCCATCCCGGCTCCATCGGATTTCAGAGCCGAAGCCCTGTGAAGGAGGCAAGTTATCTGCAACGGGAAACAAGTGCGGATGAGACCGAGGaagccgagaagaaggaagatgacagCGTGAGCCCACCCCCTGCGCGTGGCGGTGTTCCGATCCGGCAATAA